A part of Pseudoalteromonas arctica A 37-1-2 genomic DNA contains:
- the pgsA gene encoding CDP-diacylglycerol--glycerol-3-phosphate 3-phosphatidyltransferase produces the protein MWNIPNTLTTFRLFLIPVFLVIFYLPYSWAFFAAAFIFWLASITDILDGYLARKLEQSTPFGAFLDPVADKVMVCAALVALSDQYQSMYMTIPALIIISREIIISALREWMAEQGKRGNVAVSNMGKIKTAAQMLAIIGLIWQYDTWMNYLSFGLLYIATFLTLSSMMQYLRAAWGELTKN, from the coding sequence ATGTGGAATATTCCAAACACACTCACAACATTTAGACTTTTTCTTATCCCCGTTTTTTTGGTGATATTTTATTTGCCTTATAGCTGGGCTTTTTTTGCTGCCGCCTTTATTTTTTGGCTTGCATCGATCACCGATATATTAGACGGTTATTTGGCAAGAAAGCTTGAGCAATCAACTCCTTTTGGTGCTTTTTTAGATCCTGTTGCTGACAAAGTAATGGTATGTGCTGCACTTGTAGCGTTATCTGATCAGTACCAGTCAATGTACATGACAATACCTGCTCTTATTATAATAAGCCGTGAAATTATCATATCTGCACTTCGTGAATGGATGGCAGAGCAGGGTAAGCGTGGTAATGTAGCTGTATCAAATATGGGTAAAATAAAGACAGCTGCACAAATGTTAGCCATTATCGGTTTGATTTGGCAATATGATACGTGGATGAACTATTTAAGTTTTGGACTACTGTACATTGCGACCTTTTTAACCTTGAGTTCTATGATGCAATATTTACGTGCAGCATGGGGTGAATTGACTAAAAATTAA
- the uvrC gene encoding excinuclease ABC subunit UvrC, whose protein sequence is MSEFDHVHFLKTLSSEPGVYRMLDSDNQVIYVGKAKHLKKRVSSYFRSNITDSKTRVLVSNICNIEVTLTNTETEALLLENNLIKKYQPRYNILLRDDKSYPYILLTSHKHPRLAFHRGSRKIKGEYFGPFPSAGAVSESLRLMQKIFPVRQCEDAYYRARSRPCLQYQLKRCSAPCVNKVTDDDYSEQVDYVRKFLTGKSHEVIADLIKKMEAASLQLNFELAAKVRDQIMLLRKMQEQQSISGNFAEMDVVGFAHLNGLNGIHLLMIRDHKVLGSKTYFPKVPKDSSEQEILTSFLGQYYLAPGATGRIAKEIILPFEIEESGALGEALTQISERKVILKVVTRGERAQYLQLANKNALNSIAVKQSTQDSINKRYAQLKATLRLDDITRMECFDISHTMGENTVASCVVFDSQGPNTKEYRRYNVTGITGGDDYAAMEFALNKRYNKLVDEDKIPDVIFIDGGKGQLGRAEQYFSNWPHTKMPLLVGVAKGTSRKPGLETLLIDGGRKTIPMDSDAPALHLIQHIRDESHRFAIAGHRNKRQKQRTQSLLEEINGVGSKRRQTLLKYLGGMQGVKAANIEQLKKVPGISPDMAEKIFNHLHDKG, encoded by the coding sequence ATGTCTGAATTCGATCACGTACATTTTCTCAAAACGCTATCAAGTGAGCCGGGCGTATACCGCATGCTTGATAGTGACAACCAAGTTATTTATGTTGGTAAAGCAAAGCATCTAAAAAAGCGTGTGAGCAGTTACTTTAGAAGTAACATTACCGATAGCAAAACACGCGTTTTAGTGAGTAATATTTGTAACATTGAAGTCACCCTCACCAATACTGAAACCGAAGCGCTGCTGCTAGAAAATAATCTAATAAAAAAATATCAGCCTCGGTACAACATATTATTACGCGACGATAAGTCGTACCCCTATATTTTACTCACTAGCCATAAACACCCTCGTTTAGCATTTCATCGTGGCAGTCGTAAAATTAAAGGTGAGTACTTTGGGCCTTTCCCAAGCGCAGGAGCGGTATCTGAAAGCTTGCGGTTAATGCAAAAAATATTTCCTGTTCGTCAATGTGAAGATGCTTATTACCGCGCAAGAAGTCGCCCGTGTCTGCAATATCAACTTAAACGTTGCTCAGCTCCATGTGTAAATAAAGTAACTGATGATGATTATAGTGAGCAAGTTGACTATGTTCGTAAATTTTTAACGGGTAAATCTCACGAAGTTATTGCTGATTTAATAAAAAAAATGGAAGCAGCCAGCCTGCAATTAAACTTTGAATTGGCGGCAAAAGTTCGCGACCAAATAATGCTACTTCGTAAAATGCAGGAGCAACAGTCTATTTCTGGTAACTTTGCAGAAATGGATGTTGTCGGTTTTGCGCATTTAAACGGGTTAAACGGCATTCATTTATTAATGATCCGCGATCATAAAGTACTGGGTAGTAAAACCTATTTTCCAAAAGTACCTAAAGATTCGAGTGAGCAAGAAATATTGACTTCATTTTTAGGACAGTACTATTTAGCGCCAGGAGCAACAGGGCGTATTGCAAAAGAAATCATATTACCGTTTGAAATAGAAGAGAGCGGGGCACTCGGCGAAGCGCTTACACAAATAAGTGAGCGCAAAGTAATCCTTAAAGTGGTCACTCGTGGTGAGCGTGCGCAATACTTACAACTGGCCAATAAAAATGCATTAAACAGTATTGCGGTTAAACAAAGTACCCAAGACTCTATTAATAAACGTTATGCACAATTAAAAGCAACACTGCGACTTGACGATATTACCCGAATGGAGTGTTTTGATATAAGCCACACCATGGGGGAGAACACCGTTGCAAGTTGTGTTGTATTTGACTCACAAGGCCCAAATACAAAAGAGTATAGGCGCTACAACGTAACAGGTATTACAGGTGGCGATGATTATGCTGCAATGGAATTTGCACTTAACAAGCGCTATAACAAGTTAGTAGACGAAGACAAAATTCCAGACGTTATCTTTATTGATGGCGGTAAGGGGCAGTTAGGACGCGCTGAGCAGTACTTTTCTAATTGGCCGCACACTAAAATGCCTTTATTAGTCGGTGTTGCAAAAGGAACGAGTCGTAAACCCGGTCTTGAAACACTATTGATTGACGGTGGACGCAAAACCATTCCGATGGATTCAGATGCGCCTGCGCTTCATTTGATTCAGCATATACGTGATGAGTCTCACCGTTTTGCTATTGCAGGGCATCGTAATAAACGACAAAAACAACGTACACAATCACTACTAGAAGAAATAAATGGAGTAGGTTCTAAGCGTCGCCAAACATTATTAAAATATTTAGGGGGCATGCAGGGTGTAAAAGCTGCTAATATAGAACAGTTAAAGAAAGTTCCTGGGATCAGCCCTGACATGGCTGAGAAGATATTTAACCATTTGCATGACAAGGGCTAG